The Heliangelus exortis chromosome 26, bHelExo1.hap1, whole genome shotgun sequence genome window below encodes:
- the CXCR5 gene encoding C-X-C chemokine receptor type 5, giving the protein MGPLSYSSETYDLSQVELSGYYEAENTTPSLEGYFCFNPSSSMVRNQKDPFRKVFMPLIYLLMFVLGTVGNALVLVILERFKRSRTTTENFLFHLTLANLALLLTFPFSVVESLAGWVFGKFLCKILSAVHKINFYCSSMLLGCIAVDRYLAIVYAIHTYRKRRARSIHLTCTTVWLCSMLLTLPDLIFMEVWTDDSNRSICYFPEVGIDGNNVWLATRFLYHTMGFFVPLLVMCYCYMAIVRALCQSQRLQRQKAVRVAILVTGIFLLCWSPYHIVIFLNTLTKLEAFTKNCLLEDQLDTAIMVTEAIGFTHCCLNPILYAFIGVKFRNDFFRILQELGCISQETLQEILEVARKGSGIESDNTTSISTF; this is encoded by the coding sequence AGCCAGGTGGAGCTGAGTGGTTACTATGAAGCTGAGAACACCACCCCTTCTTTGGAGGGCTACTTTTGCTTCAACCCATCATCATCCATGGTCAGAAACCAGAAGGACCCCTTCAGAAAGGTCTTCATGCCCCTCATCTATCTGCTGATGTTTGTGTTAGGTACTGTGGGCAATGCCCTGGTCCTGGTCATTTTAGAGAGGTTCAAGCGGTCTCGTACTACTACAGAAAACTTCCTCTTCCACCTCACCCTGGCTAACTTGGCACTGTTGCTCACCTTCCCCTTCAGTGTGGTAGAGAGCTTGGCTGGGTGGGTATTTGGGAAGTTCCTCTGCAAGATCCTCAGTGCTGTCCACAAGATCAATTTCTACTGCAGTAGCATGCTTCTGGGGTGCATTGCAGTTGACCGCTACCTGGCCATCGTCTACGCAATCCACACCTACCGCAAACGTAGAGCTCGCTCCATCCACCTCACCTGCACAACTGTCTGGCTCTGCTCAATGCTGTTGACCTTACCTGATCTGATCTTCATGGAAGTATGGACAGACGACAGCAACCGCAGCATTTGCTATTTTCCAGAGGTTGGGATTGATGGCAACAATGTCTGGCTAGCAACCCGCTTCCTCTACCACACTATGGGCTTCTTTGTGCCCCTGCTAGTCATGTGTTACTGCTACATGGCCATCGTCCGTGCTCTGTGTCAGTCTCAGCGTCTGCAGAGGCAAAAAGCTGTCCGGGTGGCCATTCTTGTCACGGGTatcttccttctctgctggaGCCCCTACCACATCGTCATCTTCCTAAACACACTTACCAAGCTAGAAGCCTTCACCAAGAACTGCCTCCTGGAAGACCAGCTGGACACAGCCATCATGGTGACAGAGGCCATTGGCTTCACCCACTGCTGCCTCAACCCCATCCTCTATGCCTTCATTGGAGTCAAGTTCCGTAATGACTTCTTCCGGATCTTGCAGGAGCTCGGCTGCATAAGTCAGGAGACCCTGCAGGAGATCCTGGAGGTAGCAAGAAAAGGAAGTGGGATTGAATCTGACAACACCACCTCTATCTCTACTTTCTAG